From Chryseobacterium salivictor, a single genomic window includes:
- a CDS encoding 2,3-bisphosphoglycerate-dependent phosphoglycerate mutase: MALLIFVRHGQSLYNFENRFTGTLDIGLTPLGRQEAKNAGAKLKGYVFDIAYTSMLVRAWESLEIILHEIHLKIPIVKNSALNERMYGSLQGLNKAETAQKHGVEQVQVWRRSYDIRPPGGESLADTAKRVIPYYENIIVAQLKMGKNVLIVAHGNSLRALMMHLENISPQDICAVNIPTGVPRMYHFDADMRLLSVKYL; the protein is encoded by the coding sequence ATGGCTCTATTAATCTTCGTACGACACGGGCAATCGCTATACAATTTTGAGAACCGTTTCACCGGAACCCTCGATATTGGATTGACCCCTCTTGGCCGCCAGGAAGCAAAGAATGCAGGCGCGAAACTCAAGGGTTATGTTTTTGATATCGCATACACTTCCATGCTGGTCAGAGCTTGGGAGAGTCTGGAGATTATCCTCCATGAAATTCATTTAAAAATCCCCATCGTAAAAAACAGTGCCCTGAACGAAAGGATGTACGGCAGTTTGCAGGGACTCAATAAAGCAGAAACGGCGCAGAAACACGGGGTGGAACAGGTCCAAGTCTGGAGAAGAAGTTATGATATCCGCCCACCTGGCGGCGAAAGTCTCGCAGATACCGCTAAACGTGTTATTCCATATTATGAAAATATAATCGTTGCGCAGTTAAAAATGGGTAAAAATGTTTTGATTGTGGCTCATGGTAACAGCTTGCGGGCTTTAATGATGCATCTGGAAAATATCAGTCCGCAGGATATTTGCGCAGTAAATATTCCCACAGGTGTCCCCAGAATGTACCATTTTGATGCAGACATGCGTCTTTTGAGTGTGAAATACCTTTAA